A stretch of the Uranotaenia lowii strain MFRU-FL chromosome 3, ASM2978415v1, whole genome shotgun sequence genome encodes the following:
- the LOC129755325 gene encoding otefin encodes MDNFDDLSNEQLRLKLLEYGLANMPVTQTTRKVLIKKLKNHIENSNTKVRRETIHVTKYSSDEDGENGVSEEPKKPVAKKETNRRATIGGSAAKLSKTLPVLPKLPPPSEKPPVVQEQPIEPSQKRRSGRTTPILSREEAPVVAAPKESAILENSDDDEEMPLTQLTRRFDRKSKSKSPSLSRAEMVTTSYVQVSAQPAITEEMEIDLTESTDEIVEPPTPVYEPEIPQPKTRPMARTPPREPRHRSSVDIEISNVNKRTTIGPSTISTGYSSSFGRPSVASPIVVPNREEVNYNPTDSPYLSEFTKRLSRLKAESAQINAVRDHPIRRTIASSYASPSRGDGNDYVQSRLATMRGGPAAGTANNKGEIRASLQQVILALDQKYSIRKAFFLLIVAMIVVFLFVFFFM; translated from the exons ATGGACAATTTCGACGACTTATCCAACGAGCAGCTTCGATTGAAGCTGCTCGAATATGGCTTGGCCAACATGCCCGTCACCCAGACCACCCGtaaagttttgattaaaaagctgaaaaatcatattgaGAACAGCAACACTAAAGTACGCCGTGAAACGATTCATGTCACAAAATACTCTTCGGATGAGGATGGAGAAAATGGTGTTTCTGAAGAACCGAAGAAACCGGTTGCGAAGAAGGAAACGAACCGGCGGGCTACCATTGGGGGTTCAGCTGCTAAGCTCTCGAAAACACTACCGGTTCTTCCGAAATTACCGCCCCCGTCAGAAAAGCCACCGGTTGTGCAGGAACAACCTATTGAACCGTCTCAGAAGCGTCGATCCGGAAGGACAACTCCGATACTGAGCCGAGAAGAAGCTCCCGTTGTTGCTGCTCCGAAAGAATCGGCAATTTTGGAAAACTCGGATGACGACGAAGAAATGCCCCTAACTCAACTGACTCGTCGATTCGACCGTAAATCTAAATCCAAAAGTCCTTCTTTGAGTCGCGCCGAAATGGTTACCACATCGTACGTTCAAGTTTCTGCCCAGCCGGCAATCACCGAGGAAATGGAAATCGATTTGACCGAATCAACGGACGAAATTGTCGAACCTCCAACTCCGGTGTATGAACCTGAAATTCCTCAACCAAAAACTCGTCCTATGGCCAGAACCCCACCGCGGGAACCGAGACACAGATCGTCTGTTGATATAGAAATTAGCAACGTTAACAAGCGTACAACCATTGGACCCAGCACAATTTCGACAG GATACTCCTCATCATTTGGTCGCCCCTCGGTTGCTTCTCCCATCGTTGTCCCGAACCGCGAGGAGGTAAACTACAACCCAACGGATTCACCGTATTTGAGCGAGTTTACCAAACGCTTGTCCCGACTCAAGGCTGAATCTGCGCAGATCAACGCTGTCCGGGATCATCCGATTAGACGTACTATTGCATCCAGCTATGCCTCTCCATCCCGGGGAGATGGCAATGACTACGTCCAGTCTCGATTGGCTACAATGCGTGGTGGCCCTGCAGCTGGTACCGCCAACAATAAGGGCGAGATCCGTGCATCTCTGCAGCAGGTAATCCTTGCGCTGGATCAGAAGTACTCCATCCGGAAAGCCTTCTTCCTGTTGATCGTAGCGATGATTGttgttttcttgtttgttttctTCTTTATGTAA
- the LOC129752070 gene encoding monocarboxylate transporter 12-B — MTANRGTAAPDGGFGWVVVAGCAIINVFNQSLISVFGLMFADYLNTLGENAFGAALVMNICNVSLNFSGLFTGPIIKKFNARKASILGSLLTGGALAACSYATSMWQIILSYGVVFGFGLGLIQSSTFVAINSYFRYSKGKAVGLALAGTGAGQILMPLLVQFLLDNYDFRGATLIIGGLAFNGVVGASLLQPVEWHVKQASENVAENQPLLASPRNSPNDCKKQDSGWSKLAALMDVAILKNVSFLNLIIGLGLAYTASINFSLFFPYFLQKTAQLNMVHAAYCMTILSTTDLLTRVTVPAFVDKMKFTHRNTFLMAGLCLVIARSVMAEMRNLIALMITSAFYGIFRSITIVNQNLTIAEYCGENGLESMLPNALGFNMITKGVLVLSLGQLLGWFADFTGSYSLNLHAQNLLLVSTCILWLCEMFFKHKDTDKFADNKPVAHAYTRV, encoded by the exons GTATTCAATCAATCTTTGATTTCGGTTTTCGGTCTGATGTTCGCTGATTATTTAAATACTCTCGGAGAGAATGCGTTCGGTGCAGCATTGGTGATGAATATTTGCAAcgtttctttgaatttttcag GTTTGTTTACGGGACCTATTATCAAAAAGTTCAATGCCCGGAAGGCGTCTATATTGGGAAGCTTACTGACCGGTGGCGCACTGGCGGCATGTTCTTATGCCACCAGCATGTGGCAGATCATTTTATCGTACGGTGTAGTGTTTGGATTCGGACTCGGGTTGATACAGTCATCCACATTCGTAGCCATTAACTCGTATTTTCGATACAGCAAGGGAAAAGCAGTTGGATTGGCACTTGCCGGTACGGGTGCGGGTCAAATTCTTATGCCACTATTGGTACAGTTTCTGCTAGATAATTACGATTTTCGAGGAGCGACTTTAATCATTGGAGGATTGGCTTTCAACGGT GTAGTTGGAGCATCACTTCTGCAACCGGTTGAGTGGCACGTAAAACAGGCCAGCGAAAATGTTGCTGAAAATCAACCTCTTTTGGCAAGCCCTCGCAATTCACCAAACGACTGCAAAAAGCAGGATAGTGGATGGTCAAAACTGGCCGCCTTAATGGACGTCGCAATTCTGAAGAACGTTTCATTCCTGAATCTTATCATTGGTTTAGGATTGGCCTATACAGCCTCTATCAATTTCTCactattttttccatattttttgcaG aaaacagCTCAGCTCAATATGGTGCATGCGGCCTATTGCATGACGATCCTTTCCACAACTGATCTTTTGACACGTGTAACGGTTCCAGCATTTGTTGATAAGATGAAGTTTACCCACCGGAATACGTTCCTCATGGCTGGCTTATGCCTCGTTATAGCCCGATCGGTGATGGCTGAAATGCGAAATCTCATAGCACTGATGATTACGTCGGCCTTCTATGGGATATTCCGATCGATAACGATCGTCAATCAGAATCTAACCATAGCGGAGTATTGTGGAGAAAATGGATTGGAATCGATGCTGCCTAATGCGCTAGGTTTCAATATGATCACCAAGGGTGTTCTGGTTCTTAGCCTGGGTCAACTTTTAGGGTGGTTTGCCGATTTCACCGGAAGTTATTCACTTAATTTACATGCGCAGAATCTTCTACTCGTGTCGACGTGCATTCTCTGGCTTTGTGAGATGTTCTTCAAACATAAAGATACCGACAAATTTGCTGACAATAAACCTGTGGCTCATGCATACACTCGAGTTTAG